GGATGTACCTCGCCAGCTCGCGCTGCAGGTGCGACTCCAGCTCGGAGCGCAGCACCCCCTCGAGCGAGATCGTGCCGATCGCGGGGAGATCGAGTGCGGGCCCGCGACTCACCGTGAAGGTCTGGCTCAGCGAGTCCTCCCCCGCCACCCGCAGCGAGATCTGATCACCCACCTTGAAATCCCCCTTCGCCAGTCGCTCGCGCAGCAGGTCGGCTTCGGCGCGGGCGCGACTCCGTTCGTCGGATGGGTAGGAGGACGAAGCAGCGATCCGTTCGAACTCCGCCAGACGATCCTGGAGCGCGTCACGGGAGAGGTAGAGATCCCCACCCTCGGGCGCGGACGTCGCCTGCGCGGAGAGCGAGCCGGGAAGCGCCACCAGCGCGATGGCGGTGGCGCCGAACATCAGGGCACGAGCGAGTCGCATGGGGACCATGGTGTCTCTGAAAGTGAATCGACTTCGATCTGGCTCGTCAGATCCGGAAGGCTAGCTCGTCAGAACGGGAAGGGCGCCGGGCACCTCTTCCTCTTCCGCCGTGTAGCCCGGCAGGTACGAGTAGTAGCGGTAGACGTCTGTGCTCGGCGTCCCGTTCAGCGCCACGCCCAGAATCCGCACCGGCAGCCTGGACAGCGGCGCGAGCTTGGCCTCGGTAAACGCCCGGTTCGTGCTCCCCGTGCGCAGCACGAGCAGCAGATCTCGGGTAACGGTTCCGAGCACGTACGGATCGATGCCGGCGCCTAGCGGCGGGCTGTCCACGAGGATGACGTCGAACTGCGCCCGCGCCCTCGCCATCAGCTCGGACATGGAGCGGCTGCCCAGCAGCTCGGGACCCGCGGCCATACGCGTCCCCGCGGTGATCAACTGCACCATGGGGAGCCGTGTCGGGTGCAGGATCTCCTCGAAGGTGGCCCGCTGGGCGAGGTAGTCGGTGAGTCCCGGGGTACGGACCGTCTCGAAGGAGCGGTGCAGAGCTCCCCGCCGGATATCGCCGTCGATCAACAGCGTGCGGTAGCCCTGCTCGGCGAAACAGGCGGCGAGGTTCGAGGCCACGAACGATTTGCCGTCGCCGCTCTCAGGGCTGGTGATGGTGAGCGTCAGCGGGCCCGCCGCCCCCGCAGCGTGCATCACGTTGAGCCGGAGCTCTCGTAGCGCTTCGGTTACCTGTGCCTGCGACTCGTCCTTCTTCGACCCGCTCCTGCGCACTTCGGGAAGGGCGCTGAGGATCGGCAGACCGATCTCGTGGGTGACCTGCTCAGGATAGCGCACCTTCGGGTCGAACCGATCGAGCACCAGGGCCAATCCGAGCCCGAGCCCCAGGCTTCCCGCAAAGCCCAGCAGCATCAGCATCGTCCGGTTGTCACTGGTGGGTGCCGTGGGCACGGCCGCCTCGTCCAGCACGCGCACGTCGGGAATGCTGCTGACGGCCGCGAGGCGTGCCTCCTCGTAGCGCTGGCGCAGGGTGGTGTAGAGGTTCTCGGCGATCGCGACCCGACGTTCCAGCCGGGCCTCCTCGATCGACCTCGGCGGGATCTGCCGCAGCTCGGTGGAGGCAGTGGCGATCTGCCCGTCGAGGTCGCGCTGCTGCTCTCCCAACTCCGCTGCCAGCGCCGCGGCGAGCGTGGGAATCGTCTGCGTCTCCAGCGCCATTACCCGCTCGGTCAGGTCACGCACCGAGCGGTGCTCCGGCGT
The sequence above is drawn from the Longimicrobiaceae bacterium genome and encodes:
- a CDS encoding polysaccharide biosynthesis/export family protein, giving the protein MRLARALMFGATAIALVALPGSLSAQATSAPEGGDLYLSRDALQDRLAEFERIAASSSYPSDERSRARAEADLLRERLAKGDFKVGDQISLRVAGEDSLSQTFTVSRGPALDLPAIGTISLEGVLRSELESHLQRELARYIRDPQVRARALFRITITGGVGQPGFYVVPSEALLTDALMSAGGPAPGARLREIRVERDGKVIWGGEALQRAITEGRTLDQLSLQAGDHVVVPEPRGGPPMWTYIATGVSALAAIASLVRVM
- a CDS encoding polysaccharide biosynthesis tyrosine autokinase, whose protein sequence is MSTTTPGFPIPPSPPDQPGWQPPLDFADEEADDQPGFSIRRYLSAVIRYKWLILGLTIVGSAAGIVLSQMSTPIYSTQTTLWVEVGNPRMAQSGPIRPAQLLESTAWLDLLRSYTVLDSVVIERRLYLGARHEDREAFSTFALGESFQTGSYRLVVDPEGKSFVLTTADGAEVQRGRMGDPIGAAVGFDWVPPTGELKPNRTIEFSVRNPHQVAIGLSQRIVPNMDREGNFIRLSMSGPDPEEITATLNAVASRYVRIAAELKRAKLDELTAILEEQRRYAEDNLRQAEMDLESFRVNTITLPTDQSTPVAAGLEITRDPVFSRFFDLRVRHEDLRQDREAILRVLEQLKRNEVTVEALGLIPSVQASPSLSAALTERTNLRAELRALLQRYTPEHRSVRDLTERVMALETQTIPTLAAALAAELGEQQRDLDGQIATASTELRQIPPRSIEEARLERRVAIAENLYTTLRQRYEEARLAAVSSIPDVRVLDEAAVPTAPTSDNRTMLMLLGFAGSLGLGLGLALVLDRFDPKVRYPEQVTHEIGLPILSALPEVRRSGSKKDESQAQVTEALRELRLNVMHAAGAAGPLTLTITSPESGDGKSFVASNLAACFAEQGYRTLLIDGDIRRGALHRSFETVRTPGLTDYLAQRATFEEILHPTRLPMVQLITAGTRMAAGPELLGSRSMSELMARARAQFDVILVDSPPLGAGIDPYVLGTVTRDLLLVLRTGSTNRAFTEAKLAPLSRLPVRILGVALNGTPSTDVYRYYSYLPGYTAEEEEVPGALPVLTS